The proteins below come from a single Gordonia sp. X0973 genomic window:
- the pdxH gene encoding pyridoxamine 5'-phosphate oxidase: protein MEPRTEHPIDVAGMRVGYGSLAGVGTGDAATSGADGVAEHLDSTWLTGDPPWLGLFERWLGEAIAARIPEPNAMVVGTVGADGRPATRTVLCKGFSAAGITFFTGYSSAKGEALAAHPFAALTFPWIALERQVHLRGAVTKADAQTTRAYWESRPRGSQISAYASAQSRPIAGRAELEELAARTAQRFGGLDGDEPIPVPPEWGGYLVDVDYAEFWQGRADRLHNRVRAVRTDDGWDVDRLQP, encoded by the coding sequence ATGGAACCGCGCACCGAGCACCCGATCGATGTGGCCGGGATGCGCGTCGGATACGGCAGTCTCGCCGGGGTCGGCACCGGCGATGCGGCGACATCCGGTGCGGATGGCGTTGCCGAACATCTCGATTCGACGTGGCTCACCGGCGACCCGCCGTGGCTGGGCCTGTTCGAGCGGTGGCTGGGCGAGGCGATCGCCGCGCGGATCCCCGAACCGAACGCGATGGTCGTCGGGACGGTGGGCGCCGACGGGCGACCCGCGACGCGGACCGTGCTGTGCAAAGGCTTCAGCGCCGCCGGGATCACCTTCTTCACCGGCTACTCCTCCGCGAAGGGAGAGGCCCTCGCCGCACATCCCTTCGCGGCGCTGACCTTCCCGTGGATCGCGTTGGAGCGGCAGGTGCATCTGCGCGGTGCAGTGACCAAGGCCGACGCCCAGACCACGCGCGCTTACTGGGAGTCGCGTCCGCGCGGATCGCAGATCTCGGCCTACGCGTCGGCGCAGTCGCGGCCCATTGCCGGGCGGGCGGAGTTGGAGGAGTTGGCGGCACGGACCGCGCAGCGCTTCGGCGGCCTGGACGGCGACGAACCGATCCCGGTGCCCCCGGAGTGGGGCGGCTACCTCGTCGACGTCGACTACGCCGAGTTCTGGCAGGGGCGCGCCGACCGCCTGCACAACCGGGTGCGGGCGGTGCGCACCGACGACGGTTGGGACGTCGACCGGCTGCAGCCGTAG
- a CDS encoding MFS transporter, translating to MRRLLADTRPLATPDFRHLWVANIVTVIGAQLTVVAVPMQIYALTKSSGYVGLTGLFGLVPLIAFGLWGGALADVFDRRKILLVTTVGLIVTAFLFFAQAALGLNNVWVLLGLFSLQQAFFAVNQPTRSAVLPRILPLAQLPAANSLNMTVMQAGAIVGPMLGGILVPVLGFSLMYLLDGLSLLTTLWAVWRLPALVPERVDGDEKPTVGLRSIVDGLSYLRGHKVLLMSFVVDLIAMIFGMPRILFPQIAHESFGGRVDGGWQVALLFASIPLGAVLGGVFSGWVSRVNRQGLAVVICIVVWGAAVAVAGFALFGAHGTWFPILPVVVAALVVGGAADMVSSAFRMTMLQSAGDDSVRGRLQGVFTVVVAGGPRLADVSHGWVAAAAGTAVATAGGGVAVVVLTIVAALAVPVFVRYRVSPRIEDTTRLP from the coding sequence GTGAGACGACTACTCGCCGATACCCGGCCGCTCGCCACACCCGATTTCCGCCATCTGTGGGTCGCCAACATCGTCACGGTGATCGGCGCGCAACTCACCGTCGTCGCGGTGCCCATGCAGATCTACGCGCTGACGAAGAGTTCCGGATACGTCGGGTTGACGGGGTTGTTCGGCCTGGTGCCGCTGATCGCCTTCGGCCTGTGGGGTGGTGCGCTCGCCGACGTCTTCGACCGGCGCAAGATCCTGCTGGTCACCACGGTCGGCCTCATCGTCACGGCCTTCCTGTTCTTCGCGCAGGCGGCGTTGGGGCTGAACAACGTCTGGGTGCTGCTCGGGCTGTTCTCCCTGCAGCAGGCCTTCTTCGCGGTGAACCAGCCGACGCGCAGCGCGGTGCTGCCGCGCATCCTGCCGTTGGCGCAGCTACCCGCGGCCAACTCGCTGAACATGACCGTCATGCAGGCCGGCGCGATCGTCGGCCCGATGCTCGGCGGAATCCTGGTGCCCGTGCTGGGCTTTTCGCTGATGTACCTGCTCGACGGGTTGTCGCTGCTCACCACGCTGTGGGCGGTGTGGCGGCTGCCCGCGCTCGTGCCCGAGCGCGTCGACGGCGACGAGAAGCCGACGGTCGGGCTGCGCTCCATCGTCGACGGCCTGTCCTACCTGCGCGGGCACAAGGTGCTCCTGATGTCCTTCGTGGTCGATCTCATCGCGATGATCTTCGGAATGCCGCGGATCCTGTTTCCGCAGATCGCCCACGAGAGCTTCGGCGGACGCGTCGACGGCGGCTGGCAGGTGGCGTTGCTGTTCGCGTCGATCCCGTTGGGTGCGGTGCTCGGCGGGGTGTTCTCCGGTTGGGTCTCGCGGGTGAACCGGCAGGGGTTGGCCGTCGTCATCTGCATCGTCGTCTGGGGTGCGGCCGTGGCGGTCGCGGGATTCGCGCTGTTCGGCGCACACGGCACGTGGTTCCCGATCCTGCCGGTGGTCGTCGCCGCGCTGGTCGTCGGCGGTGCCGCCGACATGGTGTCCTCGGCATTCCGCATGACGATGCTCCAGTCCGCGGGAGACGACTCGGTGCGCGGCCGGTTGCAGGGCGTCTTCACCGTCGTCGTCGCGGGCGGGCCACGGTTGGCCGACGTGAGTCACGGCTGGGTGGCGGCGGCAGCGGGCACCGCCGTCGCCACGGCGGGCGGAGGTGTGGCGGTCGTGGTCCTGACGATCGTCGCGGCCCTCGCGGTGCCGGTGTTCGTGCGCTATCGAGTGTCGCCTCGGATCGAGGACACGACGCGTCTGCCCTGA
- a CDS encoding citrate synthase 2 — protein sequence MTATGPAVPEGFTPGLEGVVAFTTEIAEPDKDGGNLRYRGVDIEDLVENRVTFGDVWSLLVDGEFGKSLAPAPPLDLVTRSGDVRVDVQAALPTLAPLWGFEPLLDIDDEQARADLAKASVMTLSYVAQSARGDQPAVPQSRIDECATVTERFMTRWRGEPDPKHTEAIDAYWVSAAEHGMNASTFTARVIASTGADVAAALSGAIGAMSGPLHGGAPARVLPMIAEVEKSGDPRALVKGILDRKEKLMGFGHRVYRAEDPRARVLRETARRLNVPRFEVAAALEQAALTELRERRPDRAIETNVEFWAAVILDFAEVPAPMMPAMFTCGRSAGWCAHILEQKKLGRLVRPAAIYTGPPPRRPEDVPGWNTVVPDPAV from the coding sequence ATGACCGCAACCGGTCCGGCCGTGCCAGAAGGTTTCACCCCCGGCCTCGAGGGCGTCGTCGCCTTCACCACCGAGATCGCCGAGCCGGACAAGGACGGCGGCAACCTCCGCTACCGCGGCGTCGACATCGAAGACCTGGTGGAGAACCGCGTCACCTTCGGCGACGTGTGGTCGCTCCTCGTCGACGGCGAGTTCGGCAAGTCGCTGGCCCCCGCTCCCCCGCTCGATCTGGTGACCAGGTCCGGCGACGTGCGCGTCGACGTCCAAGCCGCGCTCCCGACGCTCGCACCGCTGTGGGGTTTCGAGCCACTCCTCGACATCGACGACGAGCAGGCGCGCGCGGATCTGGCCAAGGCGTCGGTCATGACGCTCTCGTACGTGGCACAGTCCGCACGCGGTGATCAGCCCGCTGTCCCGCAGAGCCGCATCGACGAGTGCGCCACCGTCACCGAGCGCTTCATGACCCGCTGGCGCGGCGAGCCCGACCCGAAGCACACCGAGGCCATCGACGCCTACTGGGTGAGCGCGGCCGAACACGGCATGAACGCGTCGACGTTCACCGCCCGCGTCATCGCGTCGACCGGTGCCGACGTGGCCGCGGCGCTGTCCGGCGCCATCGGCGCGATGTCGGGCCCGCTGCACGGCGGCGCCCCGGCGCGCGTGCTGCCGATGATCGCCGAGGTCGAGAAGTCCGGCGATCCCCGGGCCCTGGTCAAGGGCATCCTGGACCGTAAAGAGAAGCTGATGGGCTTCGGCCACCGCGTGTACCGCGCCGAGGACCCCCGCGCCCGGGTGCTGCGCGAGACCGCGCGACGGCTGAACGTCCCGCGCTTCGAGGTCGCGGCCGCGCTGGAGCAGGCCGCGCTCACCGAGCTGCGCGAGCGCCGCCCCGACCGGGCGATCGAGACCAACGTCGAGTTCTGGGCCGCGGTCATCCTCGACTTCGCCGAGGTCCCGGCGCCGATGATGCCGGCCATGTTCACCTGTGGCCGTTCGGCCGGCTGGTGTGCCCACATCCTGGAGCAGAAGAAACTCGGCCGCCTCGTGCGCCCGGCCGCGATCTACACCGGCCCGCCGCCGCGCCGCCCCGAGGACGTGCCCGGCTGGAATACCGTCGTCCCCGATCCCGCCGTATAG
- a CDS encoding DUF222 domain-containing protein, which translates to MTTTGRVGLVDGESAVDQANGSGLPDSPVELVALADAVAVKLGSAVWAGLTEDELVSTARLLQRSRWRIEGVDAQLFTEINDRCAFTREGFTHPLRWLSTGLRLGRFEARRRYRRAAKIARLTSPTGQTMEPEFPATAAAVAAGLIGGAHVDEIGIIMGKIPWRLPPEVRARAEADLAEMATELTPFQLRAAGSALLAYLDPDGTLSDERDRTRRRRLSLGPQGPDLMSKLTGDLPPIVRAKLELFLTNWAAPGMNNPADGPDCRVEGALADRDLSDDAVKDTVAQARARDDRNPEQRNLDAFEALLDYVLADDPTAKTTRTGDDTAQNPAADRAAAGRGRTVRGQFIVTASIADLKAGCGFGLTTTGTLIPIGELIDVAAQLDPSLVVFADHTREVLYYGRARRGATLAQRCALFARDRGDSNPDSETPFITTEAHHLPDWALGGLTDIDKLTATSGPNNRRVGPGPRQWETVYQRTGPFAGRVAWRLRCHNGTAGQPRVNLGHHPDDLARVAINNIRAIGGKGTTRYLHTASRGDTNSANTHGDHNDPDPPRSPTEHRLRNRLGYTEI; encoded by the coding sequence GTGACTACGACGGGTCGTGTCGGATTGGTCGACGGAGAGTCGGCTGTCGACCAGGCGAACGGGTCGGGGTTGCCGGATTCGCCGGTGGAGTTGGTGGCGTTGGCTGATGCGGTGGCGGTGAAGCTGGGGTCGGCGGTGTGGGCTGGGTTGACTGAGGACGAGTTGGTGTCGACGGCGCGGTTGTTGCAGCGGTCGCGGTGGCGTATCGAGGGTGTCGACGCGCAGTTGTTCACCGAGATCAACGATCGGTGTGCGTTTACCCGCGAGGGGTTCACCCATCCTTTGCGGTGGTTGTCGACGGGGTTGCGGCTGGGCCGGTTCGAGGCGCGCCGCCGTTATCGTCGCGCAGCCAAGATCGCGCGGTTGACCTCACCGACGGGGCAGACGATGGAACCGGAGTTCCCGGCGACCGCCGCGGCGGTGGCCGCGGGCCTGATCGGCGGGGCACACGTCGACGAGATCGGCATCATCATGGGCAAGATTCCGTGGCGGCTGCCGCCGGAAGTCCGTGCCCGGGCCGAAGCCGATTTGGCGGAGATGGCCACCGAGTTGACGCCGTTCCAGTTGCGTGCGGCGGGCAGCGCGTTGCTGGCCTATCTCGACCCGGATGGCACCCTGTCCGACGAGCGCGACCGCACCCGGCGGCGCCGGTTGTCGCTGGGCCCACAAGGCCCCGATCTGATGTCGAAGCTGACCGGGGATCTGCCGCCGATCGTGCGGGCCAAGCTCGAATTGTTTCTGACCAATTGGGCCGCGCCGGGGATGAACAATCCCGCCGACGGCCCCGATTGCCGCGTCGAAGGGGCGTTGGCGGATCGGGACCTGTCCGACGACGCGGTCAAGGACACCGTGGCCCAGGCGCGGGCCCGGGACGACCGCAACCCCGAGCAACGCAACCTCGACGCCTTCGAAGCCCTCCTCGACTACGTCCTGGCCGACGACCCCACCGCGAAGACCACCCGTACCGGCGACGACACCGCGCAGAACCCGGCGGCGGATCGGGCGGCAGCGGGCCGGGGGCGCACGGTGCGCGGCCAATTCATCGTCACCGCGTCGATCGCGGATTTGAAGGCCGGTTGCGGGTTCGGGTTGACCACCACGGGCACGTTGATCCCGATCGGCGAGTTGATCGACGTCGCCGCCCAGTTGGATCCGTCGCTGGTGGTATTCGCCGACCACACCCGCGAAGTCCTGTACTACGGGCGGGCCCGCCGCGGCGCGACGCTGGCGCAACGGTGCGCCCTGTTCGCCCGCGACCGCGGCGACAGCAACCCCGACTCGGAAACACCGTTCATCACCACCGAAGCCCACCACCTACCCGACTGGGCATTGGGCGGACTCACCGACATCGACAAACTCACCGCCACCAGCGGACCCAACAACCGCCGCGTGGGACCGGGCCCACGGCAATGGGAAACGGTCTACCAACGCACCGGACCATTCGCCGGACGAGTCGCCTGGCGACTGCGATGCCACAACGGCACCGCCGGTCAACCACGCGTCAACCTCGGCCACCACCCCGACGACCTCGCCCGCGTCGCAATCAACAACATCCGCGCCATCGGCGGCAAAGGCACCACCCGCTACCTCCACACCGCATCCCGAGGCGACACCAACAGCGCGAACACACACGGCGACCACAACGACCCAGACCCACCCCGATCACCCACCGAACACCGACTCCGCAACAGACTCGGCTACACCGAGATCTGA
- the nhaA gene encoding Na+/H+ antiporter NhaA — translation MSTADGPEPQSFPPSSSTRETLRIAEILRKETVGGFLLVGAAVVALIVANSPLADAYEKIRGTVVGYAPWHLDLSMEHWAADGLLAIFFFLVGLELKREIVDGELRSPRTALVPVIAAIGGVIVPALIYFAINRGGPGAHGWAIPTATDIAFAVAVLAVVGSRLPSSLRLFLLTLAVVDDLIAIVIIAVVYTDKLDLPPLLFALIPLAAFAFAAHRYADWFAENQRAAWLVLLPLGVLTWGFVHASGIHSTIAGVLLGFAVPVLRGSANHPDDDGLAAQFEHRFRPLSAGFAVPVFAFFSAGVSLGGSGSPAGALTDPIAVGIMAGLLLGKPIGIFGTTWLTLRLSKTKLGSDVRWIDVFGVSVLAGIGFTVSLLVAELTFDADPASLDHAKIAILLASTTAAVLAGVLLALRNRRH, via the coding sequence ATGAGCACCGCCGACGGCCCCGAGCCGCAATCCTTTCCCCCCTCCTCGTCGACGAGGGAGACCCTGCGCATCGCCGAAATCCTCCGCAAGGAGACGGTGGGCGGATTCCTGCTGGTCGGCGCCGCCGTCGTCGCCCTGATCGTCGCGAATAGCCCGCTGGCCGACGCCTACGAGAAGATCCGCGGCACCGTCGTCGGATACGCACCCTGGCACCTGGACCTGTCGATGGAGCATTGGGCCGCCGACGGGCTGCTCGCCATCTTCTTCTTCCTCGTCGGGCTGGAGCTCAAACGCGAGATCGTCGACGGCGAGCTGCGTTCCCCGCGCACGGCGCTGGTCCCGGTGATCGCGGCGATCGGCGGCGTCATCGTGCCCGCGCTCATCTACTTCGCGATCAACCGCGGCGGCCCCGGCGCGCACGGCTGGGCGATTCCGACCGCCACCGACATCGCCTTCGCCGTCGCGGTGCTGGCCGTCGTCGGCTCGCGGCTCCCGTCGTCGCTGCGACTGTTCCTGCTGACCCTGGCGGTCGTCGACGACCTCATCGCCATCGTCATCATCGCCGTCGTCTACACCGACAAACTCGACCTGCCCCCACTCCTGTTCGCGCTGATCCCGCTGGCCGCGTTCGCCTTCGCCGCCCACAGATACGCCGACTGGTTCGCCGAGAACCAGCGGGCGGCGTGGCTGGTGCTGCTGCCGCTGGGTGTCCTCACCTGGGGGTTCGTCCACGCCTCCGGAATCCACTCGACCATCGCCGGGGTGCTGCTCGGTTTCGCCGTGCCGGTCCTGCGTGGCTCCGCCAACCACCCGGACGACGACGGTCTGGCCGCGCAGTTCGAGCACCGCTTCCGCCCGCTGTCCGCCGGCTTCGCCGTGCCGGTATTCGCCTTCTTCTCGGCCGGCGTCAGCCTCGGCGGCAGTGGGTCGCCGGCCGGCGCCCTGACCGATCCGATCGCGGTCGGCATCATGGCCGGACTGCTGCTCGGCAAGCCGATCGGGATCTTCGGGACGACCTGGCTGACCCTGCGCCTGTCGAAGACCAAACTGGGCTCCGACGTCCGCTGGATCGACGTCTTCGGGGTGTCGGTACTCGCCGGGATCGGGTTCACGGTGTCACTACTGGTCGCCGAGCTGACCTTCGACGCCGATCCGGCGTCGCTCGACCACGCCAAGATCGCCATCCTCCTGGCGTCGACGACGGCAGCCGTCCTCGCCGGTGTCCTGCTGGCGCTGCGCAACCGCAGGCACTGA
- a CDS encoding oxygenase MpaB family protein — MTEVLEPTQIDPADEHRRVEPDDANLPDLGPGSATYRFFGDWRGLLMGLWSGSMQNMHPKLAAGVWEHSDFFGERWERLLRSIYPIGGVVFDPDPAATGREVRDYHLTIKGQMDDGGRYHALDPDVFYWAHATFWYGNVRCAEAFGPKITEADKRRLFEESRTWYSHYGVSMRPVPDTYEEFLEYWDHMCRHVLRDHAAVRTVLDITQLPPPPFMPSWTPRWLWKPMAVQTNRTFLWITTGLYDEPVREMMGLSWSNRDEKLFRLFGAAVATGMKLVPTRYRRHPRARDADDRHAGRVPADAPILQTPKRNLPSGAERDNPIHYCPVHAQRRANLPWQTNEVDD, encoded by the coding sequence ATGACCGAGGTTCTCGAGCCCACCCAGATCGACCCCGCCGACGAGCACCGCCGCGTCGAGCCCGACGACGCGAACCTGCCCGACCTCGGCCCCGGCTCGGCGACCTACCGGTTCTTCGGCGATTGGCGCGGGCTGCTCATGGGGCTGTGGTCCGGCTCCATGCAGAACATGCACCCGAAACTGGCGGCCGGCGTGTGGGAGCATTCGGACTTCTTCGGCGAACGCTGGGAACGCCTGTTGCGGTCCATCTACCCGATCGGCGGGGTGGTCTTCGACCCCGATCCCGCCGCGACCGGACGCGAGGTCCGCGACTACCACCTGACCATCAAGGGCCAGATGGACGACGGCGGCCGCTACCACGCGCTGGACCCGGACGTCTTCTACTGGGCGCACGCCACCTTCTGGTACGGCAACGTCCGCTGCGCGGAGGCCTTCGGACCGAAGATCACCGAAGCCGACAAACGCCGACTGTTCGAGGAATCGCGCACCTGGTACTCGCATTACGGAGTCTCGATGCGGCCGGTGCCCGACACCTACGAGGAATTCCTCGAGTACTGGGACCACATGTGCCGCCACGTGCTGCGCGACCACGCCGCGGTGCGCACCGTCCTGGACATCACCCAGCTGCCCCCGCCCCCGTTCATGCCGTCGTGGACGCCCCGATGGCTGTGGAAGCCGATGGCCGTGCAGACCAATCGCACTTTCCTGTGGATCACGACCGGCCTCTACGACGAACCGGTCCGCGAGATGATGGGGCTGAGCTGGAGCAACCGCGACGAGAAGCTCTTCCGCCTGTTCGGGGCGGCCGTCGCCACTGGCATGAAGCTGGTGCCGACCCGCTATCGCAGGCATCCGCGCGCCCGCGACGCCGACGACCGGCATGCCGGCCGCGTGCCCGCCGACGCGCCGATCCTGCAGACCCCCAAGCGCAATCTGCCGTCAGGCGCCGAGCGCGACAACCCGATCCACTACTGCCCGGTCCATGCTCAACGCCGCGCCAACCTGCCCTGGCAGACCAACGAGGTCGACGACTAG